Proteins encoded together in one bacterium window:
- a CDS encoding gamma-glutamyltransferase: MACLPLFALAAALWSPAAPPDSLPPTRPLPEAGRPAVVAKRGMVASAHPLASEVGARILAKGGNVADAAVAVQALLSVVEPESSGPGGGCLILLHDMATDSLYAIDGREESPAWAWPQMFLTELGQPYPDPMTGGRSVGAPGTLAAMNLLHRDFGRLPLAELLAPAIAVAETGFAVPPDMARAIRSEGERLAFSGAAVDLYFHADGTPYREGERFRN, translated from the coding sequence GTGGCCTGCCTGCCCCTGTTCGCCCTCGCCGCCGCTCTCTGGAGCCCCGCCGCGCCGCCCGACAGCCTGCCCCCCACGCGGCCCTTGCCCGAGGCCGGCCGGCCGGCCGTGGTCGCGAAGCGCGGCATGGTCGCGAGCGCGCACCCCTTGGCCAGCGAGGTCGGGGCGCGCATTCTCGCCAAGGGCGGCAACGTGGCCGACGCCGCCGTGGCCGTGCAGGCCCTGCTCTCGGTGGTCGAGCCCGAGAGCAGCGGGCCGGGCGGCGGCTGCCTGATCCTCCTGCACGACATGGCGACGGACAGCCTCTACGCCATCGACGGGCGCGAGGAGAGCCCGGCCTGGGCCTGGCCGCAGATGTTCCTCACCGAACTGGGTCAGCCCTACCCGGATCCCATGACCGGCGGCCGCTCGGTGGGCGCGCCGGGCACGCTCGCGGCGATGAACCTGCTCCACCGCGACTTCGGCCGCCTGCCCTTGGCCGAGCTGCTCGCGCCGGCGATCGCGGTGGCCGAGACGGGCTTCGCCGTGCCGCCCGACATGGCGCGGGCGATTCGCAGCGAGGGCGAGCGCCTCGCCTTCTCGGGCGCGGCGGTCGATCTCTACTTCCACGCGGACGGCACGCCCTATCGCGAGGGCGAACGCTTCCGGAACC